In Streptomyces hawaiiensis, one genomic interval encodes:
- a CDS encoding GntR family transcriptional regulator encodes MRQLAAEGRSGDPRGAEPGGEELSLAERAYRAIRDRLVMLEIRPGAPIHEEQLAQSLGVGRTPVREALKRLQYERLITTYPRRGTFATEVNITDLAHISEVRQELEPLAAAQAARRATAADRAVLTALRRGLESADPARQDATELMHLDLQVHRAVYTAAHNPYLEDTLVRHDNLATRIWCLFIDRLSDMAGHVEEHGPLIEAIVAGEPEKAARLARGHVEGFEQAIRAAI; translated from the coding sequence ATGCGGCAGCTGGCGGCCGAGGGCAGGAGCGGGGATCCCCGGGGCGCGGAACCCGGCGGTGAGGAGCTGTCCCTCGCCGAGCGCGCCTACCGCGCCATCCGCGACCGGCTCGTCATGCTCGAGATCCGCCCGGGCGCGCCGATCCACGAGGAGCAGCTGGCGCAGTCCCTCGGTGTCGGTCGGACGCCGGTGCGCGAGGCGCTGAAGCGGCTCCAGTACGAGCGTCTGATCACGACCTATCCCCGGCGCGGCACCTTCGCCACCGAGGTCAACATCACCGACCTCGCCCATATCTCCGAGGTGCGCCAGGAGCTGGAACCCCTGGCCGCCGCCCAGGCCGCGCGGCGTGCCACGGCGGCGGACCGGGCGGTCCTGACGGCCCTGCGGCGGGGTCTGGAGAGCGCTGATCCCGCTCGGCAGGACGCCACCGAGCTGATGCACCTGGATCTCCAGGTCCACCGCGCGGTCTACACCGCCGCGCACAACCCGTATCTGGAGGACACCCTCGTCCGTCACGACAACCTCGCCACCCGCATCTGGTGCCTGTTCATCGACCGCCTGTCCGACATGGCGGGGCACGTCGAGGAGCACGGGCCGCTGATCGAGGCGATCGTCGCCGGTGAGCCGGAGAAGGCGGCGCGGCTCGCCCGGGGGCACGTCGAGGGGTTCGAGCAGGCGATCCGCGCGGCCATCTGA